One window of Thermococcus sp. genomic DNA carries:
- a CDS encoding carbamoyltransferase produces the protein MILGIHDGHDAGAVLINGDRVFAVNEERLNRVKKYRGFPILSVRKVMEMAGARPEDVEIIAVAGIFRKQKRLLELETNLRALFGPGFKEKVIFVEHHLAHSASAYYTSGWRDALAVSIDAAGDGLSASIYIARDGEMIRIAQSTYLDSPGDFYASVTELLGFKPMRHEGKVMSLAAYGRPTYDLSSIIELNGLSFDNHLGTIGIEATRKLAELFGYPLRHSKEIALQMKRGNLEGKLQKKAIEIAASAQAHLEKLMEELGLKLRSRSLPLAYAGGVAQNVKANAVLRKIFGDDSLWVFPAMDDGGLAFGAAVFVKAQFERLDGRWRPSRLEHVYLGPSYGPEEVEELLKKEGVEFEEADVSFIADALVERKLVGFFRGAMEFGPRALGNRSILANPMDGTVKERLNVALKRDVFQPFAPSLLWEKAGEYLEDLNGRPNEFMTMSYTASKSFRELAPAVVHVDGTTRPQAVREEINPVYYGTIKAFERKTGLGAVLNTSFNMHGEPIVCSPGDALRTFRRAGLDLLIVEGYAVHQ, from the coding sequence CAGCGTAAGGAAAGTCATGGAGATGGCGGGCGCGAGGCCAGAAGACGTTGAGATCATCGCCGTGGCTGGCATATTCCGAAAGCAGAAACGACTTCTTGAGCTTGAGACCAACCTCCGCGCCCTCTTCGGCCCCGGGTTTAAGGAGAAGGTTATCTTCGTTGAGCACCATCTCGCCCACTCAGCTTCGGCCTACTACACCTCGGGCTGGAGGGACGCCCTGGCGGTAAGCATAGACGCCGCCGGTGACGGGCTGAGCGCCTCGATTTACATCGCAAGAGACGGCGAGATGATACGGATTGCCCAGAGCACCTACCTCGACTCCCCCGGGGATTTCTACGCCTCAGTTACCGAGCTTTTGGGTTTCAAGCCGATGCGCCACGAGGGGAAGGTAATGAGCCTGGCCGCCTACGGCAGGCCAACCTATGACTTAAGCTCAATCATAGAGCTCAACGGGCTGAGCTTCGACAACCATCTTGGAACCATTGGAATTGAGGCCACGAGGAAGCTCGCCGAGCTCTTCGGCTATCCCCTCCGCCACTCCAAAGAGATTGCCCTCCAGATGAAGCGCGGAAATCTTGAGGGCAAACTCCAAAAAAAGGCCATAGAGATAGCAGCAAGCGCCCAGGCACATCTGGAGAAGCTGATGGAGGAGCTCGGGTTGAAGCTCAGGTCAAGAAGCCTCCCCCTTGCCTACGCAGGCGGAGTTGCCCAGAACGTAAAAGCCAACGCGGTGCTGAGGAAAATCTTTGGAGACGACAGTCTCTGGGTCTTTCCGGCGATGGACGACGGGGGACTGGCCTTCGGGGCGGCGGTTTTTGTGAAGGCTCAGTTCGAGAGGCTCGACGGGAGGTGGAGACCCTCCAGGCTGGAGCACGTTTACCTCGGCCCCTCATACGGGCCTGAAGAAGTCGAGGAGCTGTTGAAGAAGGAAGGGGTGGAGTTCGAAGAGGCCGATGTTTCTTTCATCGCCGATGCCCTCGTTGAGAGGAAGCTCGTTGGCTTTTTCCGGGGAGCTATGGAGTTCGGGCCGAGGGCACTGGGCAACCGCTCGATTCTGGCAAACCCCATGGACGGGACCGTCAAGGAGAGGCTCAACGTTGCCCTGAAGCGCGACGTCTTCCAGCCATTCGCGCCTTCCCTTCTGTGGGAGAAGGCAGGGGAGTACCTTGAAGACCTCAACGGCAGACCCAACGAGTTCATGACGATGAGCTACACCGCGAGCAAAAGCTTTAGGGAACTTGCCCCGGCCGTCGTCCACGTGGACGGTACGACGAGACCGCAGGCGGTGAGAGAAGAAATCAACCCGGTTTACTACGGGACGATCAAGGCTTTTGAGCGGAAGACCGGCCTGGGCGCGGTGCTGAACACGAGCTTCAACATGCACGGGGAGCCCATCGTCTGCTCGCCCGGGGACGCGTTGAGGACGTTCCGGAGGGCAGGGCTTGACCTGCTCATTGTTGAGGGATATGCTGTTCATCAGTGA